The genomic stretch gacataatcattcttaacacttctggacattgcataaagctactggacattaatggatcaaagaaattcatccaacatagcaaaagaggcaatgcgaaataaaaggcagaatctgtcaaaacagaacagttcgtattgacgaattttaaaatggcaccagacttgctcaaatgaaaatgcccaaattgaatgaaagttgcgtacatatctgagtatcatgcacgtaaattggcatattttttgagctacctacagagaggcaggtcggaattcgtgacagcaaagaaatctgaaactgcgcagtaatccaaatctagtatgaactttactatcaaagactttacttggcacaacaaaacacaaaactaagataaggagaggttgctacagtagtaaacaacttccaagacacaaaataaaaacaaagtactgtaggtaaaaatatgggttgtctcccataagcgcttttctttaacgcctttcagctaggcgcagaaagtgtgtatcaagtattatcaagagatggtgtgtcaaccttaccttgggcttttccCTTacatttcttattgtttttctttccctttgatttaggaaatatatgatttccccccggtgtagaggtgaattccagggtgccttctcccacatcaatgactgctcccaatagtttcagcagggatcttccgagtgtgattttccctgtccctacacattcaataacaagataatcaatggatattgttcttccaagaatggttgtatgcacacctgcggctattcccttaggaattataacatagttatcaatgagagttatttcttctcctccttcatcgactccccaaagtttcaaagatttataaatgctctcaggtataaggcaaaattcagacataatatcacagttggcacgaagagttcgatcaccgataacaattttaacgagtaggatcccataatgaaagtttagagttcatcgaaacttgttcaagacgattacgaacatggcaatagttgtcatccaagcgagatgtacttatctcgagattgtttaatctattataaatgctagtgagggctgaatcaaagttattagctgaatcatgtgatgcaaccaacttctttatggcattaaaagcttgatccccattgcaatgaaggaaatctcctcccactaaagcatccaaagcatatctatagcgaatcataagaccaaaataaaaattactaaggagcaaacttagagtcatttgaggtttagaccaagcatccttaaaactctcctcatccccttgtttaaaagtgaagactaattcttcaggcgaagaagtaacaggttcagagctagacatggtaacaaaagtaactaatttttttgtatttttaatgtagagtgcaagacagtaaataaagcaaactagataaagtaaatgcaagtaactaatttttttgtgtttttgatatagcaaacaagatagcaaataaagtaaaactagcaactaattttttttgtattttgatttagtgcagcaaacaaggtagtaaataaaactaagcaagacaaaaacaaagtaaagagattgggaagtggagactccccttgcagcgtgtcttgatctccccggcaacggcgccagaaatttgcttgctgtccacaactagcgcgtagttgacgtgggaggtttaatggcggttgacgggcttggtggagtgtcttgattcgtccccggcaacggcgccagaaatttgcttgatgcgtgtggttgacacgtccgttgggaaccccaagaggaaggtgtgatgcgcacagcggcaagtttccctcagtaagaaaccaaggtttaatcgaaccagtaggagtcaagaagcacgttgaaggttgatggcggcgggatgtagtgcggcgcaacaccggagattccggcgccaacgtggaacccgcacaacacaaccaaagtactttgccccaacgaaacagtgaggttgtcaatctcaccggcttgttgtaacaaaggattaaccgtattgtgtggaagatgattgtttgcgagaaaacaagtagaacagatattgcagagattgtatttcagtatagagaattggaccggggtccacagttcactagaggtgtctctcccataagataaatagcatgttgggtgaacaaattacagttgggcaattgacaaataaagagggcatgaccatgcacatacatattatgatgagtattgtgagatttaattgggcattatgacaaagtacatagaccgctatccagccatgcatctatgcctaaaaagtccaccttcaggttatcatccgaaccccctccagtattaagtttctaacaacagacaattgcattaagtattgcgcgtaatgtaatcagtgactatatccttgaacatagcaccaatgttttatccctagtggcaacatcacatccataatcttagaggtttctgtcactcccccagattcacggagacatgaacccactatcgagcataaatactccctcttggagttacaagcatctacttggccagagcatctactagtaacggagagcatgcaagatcataaacaacacatagacataactttgataatcaacataacaagtattctctattcatcggatcccaacaaacgcaacatatagaattacggatagatgatcttgatcatgttaggcagctcacaagatccgacaatgaagcacaatggggagaagacaaccatctagctacagctatggacccatagtccaggggtagactactcacacatcactccggaggcgaccatggcggcgtagagtcctccgggagatgaatcccctctccggcagggtgccggaggcgatctcccgaatcccccgagatgggattggcggcggcggcgtctcgcaaggttttccgtatcgtggctctcggtacgggggtttcgcgacggaggctttaagtaggcggaagggcaggtcggaggcggcacgagggccccacaccacggtcggcgcggccggggcactgggccgcgccgccctagggtttgggcgcctcgtggccccacttcgtctcctcttcggtcttccggaagcttcgtggcaaaataggaccccgggcgttgatttcgtccaattccgagaatatttcgttactaggatttcgaaaccaaaaacagcagaaaacatcaactggcacttcggcatcttgttaataggttagttccagaaaatgcacgaatatgacataaagtgtgcataaaacatgtagataacatcaataatgtggcatcgaacataagaaattatcgatacgtcggagacgtatcaaggcccagaaggatagttcgaaggcccagatgtccNNNNNNNNNNNNNNNNNNNNNNNNNNNNNNNNNNNNNNNNNNNNNNNNNNNNNNNNNNNNNNNNNNNNNNNNNNNNNNNNNNNNNNNNNNNNNNNNNNNNgatggaattatgtagaactgtgtagtgtgcttgagtgaaagaatgtccgaccatacacgttgttgctttctttcctagcgtgcattttccacgcagtctcctctcatagcgcgattcaggaacaccgatcggcttaaggtcaggaataaagtcaacacaaaactcaatgacctcctctgttccatagcccttggagatgcttccttctggcctagcacggttatgaacgtacttctttaagactcccatgaatctctcaaaggggaacatgttgtgtagaaatacgggaccgagaacgccaatctcttcgaccaggtgaactaggagatgtgtcataatattgaagaaggatggtgggaacaccaactcgaagccgactagacattgcaccacatccttcacgtaaattttgtagagtaagtggattgatcaccttccgagaaattgcattgaggaacacacatagcttcacaatgggtacacgaacattttccggcgaagcccctcaatgcaaccggaagtaattgtgtcataatcacatggcagctcatgagactttaggttttgaaactttttctctaacatgtttattattccctttatattcgacgagaagccagacgggacctggatgctactcaggacttcaaaaaagatctccttctcctctttggtaagagcgtagctggcaggaccttgatacttctctggatttaggttgtttccttcgtggatagtttgctggtcctgccgtgcatccggtgtatcttttgtcttcccatacatgcccaagaagtttagcaggttcacacaaagattttcgtcacgtgcatcacgtcgattgcagagtgaacctctatgaatttccagtagggtagctcccaaaatatagacttcttcttccacatgggtacgtgtccgtcaacatcatgcggaacagattgtccaccaggaccctttccaaagatcacgtttaaatccttgaccatatcatatataacttccccgcaggggcgggtaggcttcgttcggttatctcgcctcacctccgaaatgttttcctctctttcttacgtgatgttgttttggaagaaatcgacgatgccccggtacacattcttgtttcccaaatatttatcgtcggcctcacctaaacagtgtgtgcatgcattgtatcccttgtttgactgtcctgaaatgttaccaagagcaggccaatcattgatggttacaaataacaacgctcgtaggttaaattcctttcgtTCGTGCTCAtctcacacaggtacaccttcttcacgccacaactctaaaagttcttcaaccaatggcctcaggtacacatcaatgtcgttgccgggttgcttcgggccttggatgagcactgacatcataatgaactttcgcttcatgcacaaccaaggaggaaggttatagatacatagagtcactagCCAGGTGTTATGACCGGAGCTctgctcccgaaaggattaaagccatatgtacttagaccaaatcttaagttccttgcgtcatctgaaaatgacttgaactatctgtcgatttttctccactatgACCCGGgatgtctcagcatcacatctttcttacggtcctctttgtgccatcgcaacaacttggcatgctctttgttttggaacaaacgtttcaaccgtggtattataggagcataccacatcaccttcgcaggaaccctcttcccggggttggactcgccctcaacatcgccgaggtcatctcgcctgatcttatacctcaatgcactacataccgggcatgcattcgaattctcgtactccttgcgacagaggatgcagtcattgatgcatgcatgtatcttctgcacctctaatcctagagggcagacaaccttctttgcttcgtacgtactagagggcaatacgttctcccctggaagcatcttctttattattttcagcaacttttcaaatcccttgtcgaagtaccattctctgccttccattgcagcaattccagcgtggtacccagctttttctgcccattttcgcaatttgggtacaatagtttgttgtgatcctctaacattttctccaacttcaacctctcctttttatttctacagttcatcttcgcatcaagaatggcccgacccaaatcgtcatctgggttatcaaaaatcggctcatcaaaaatgggctcttcttcagcttcgtcttcccccattctactatcaccgtcttcagtgaatataggatagttgtcactatcctcttcttctttgttgtcttccaatataacccctctttctccgtgcttggtccagcaattatagctgggcatgaaaccgttctccagcaggtggacgtgaatggtctttgaggtagagtaatccttcatattcttacatgaactacatggacaatagatgaaaccattcgatcgcctttttgcctcagccacgttgagaaaataatgcatgccattaatgaagtcgagatggcaccggtcaccttacatccattgtcgactcatccgcattatatatgtatatcaaaaatcattaattacacaacatcgtggatatatgagtgaccaacttaattaatattcaagttcatcacataaaactaagttttttataaaaaagaagaggctcaccgatgtggtacggtgccggctaggggacgacgctggcgatcgacggcggtgaggacggggatgatactaattaaaacctacaaaacataccataatttcagctcaaattgcatataaaaaaaataaaatccctaacttaggcatttcatcgaacaccttgctagcactagaaaattagtacgagttaaaactaccaaagaaatgagctaaattaggaacgccggaagaaaggatgatattgcaaaCCCTTGAATAGATGTATgcccttaatcttgttaaaatggtggagaaaaaatagaGATTTGTTGGAGTGTTAGAGGTGCAaaaaaatttagagtgtgagaggaagaagagaaaaatgagagccaggGGCCAGGGACGGGGGCGACGTGATAATATAGGAgggcaccctttggtaccggttcgtgttacgaaccggtaccaaaggtccagccctggCTCCACACGTGCATGAAATTCGGGCCGAAgaactttcgtaccggttcgtaacacgaaccggtaagaAAGCCCCTCACGAACCGGTATAGGTGCTCCTCGCCCGCCTGGGCGCACAAACCGGTATAAAAgccccctttaataccggttcgtaaacaAACCGGTACGAAAGTcttagatggatgcccatttttctactagtgaaatcAAAGTAAGAAGAAAAGCGAGCCCACCACTGTCTAAAGCTAGACCGGTGGGGATAACATAAAGAGATATTAGGAGCGTGGAGTGCATGCTTATCCCACAATCTCCAATATTTTTCTCCCAAATGCATGTGACGGCTGCTCCCCAACGACTCTTGGTGCATGCCGATTCAGCACTCATCACTTGATCGACCGACATGCAAATTAATATTTATCTCCCTGGCTTGGAATTGTAGCATCATGCATCGAGTATGTGTACCTAATATGTTGACCTGTTTCTTTATTTaataatttatttatttatctcGTGGTTTTGTTTGTTATGATCAGGATTTTGTTTTGCTTGTAGAGCTGGGATACTGTGTGTGTGTTCCTCTCTTGTCATCATCCCTTCAAAGTTTTTGTCTGCTCAAAGTAGTATATTCCTACTCAAAGCTGgagtccttttcttcttcttttgtttggatatatataaaaaaggaaaacagcatTGGATGTATGCATACTATTTGCATGCACTTCCTCCTTTCTTCCCATCGAATTATTGGTTTACTTGATTTTTCTCTCCTTCTTGAAGACAATAAAAGTAAACCTCCCTATGTCTTCTGAGATGGCACAACCAAATGCACTTGATTTTCCTGAACAAAGATGCTGAGTATATCCTTAATAATGATATTTTAGCGTGGCGATTCCTGATTTATTCCGCTCTTGACAAGCGAAGACGACGATGGTGTTCGCTGAGAGTTGCTTCTCTTTCCATAATCTTTTGTCTGCTACGTATTGCAATTCCATTTCCAAGGTGTTTAACTAGTGATTTGTAGTAGCTCAGAGCCTGAGATGATACGGTTCCATCTTGATAAGGAGCGATCGGCTATGTCATGGCAGGTACGTTAGCTCTTACAGAGGGACAAACACACTTGCTATATATAGCCGGCCATATGGACAAATCTAGCTCAGCAGCGACAAGATCTCTCCCATCCTGAAAATAAATTCAGCCACGTCGATCTGTTGCAACCAAATTTCACACATATACAAAAAGGGCTAATGATCGGCAGTGAAAGTTTTGTCGTTTTTCTTCTGTATAGCTGTAGCACTATGTTAACTCAATGTTTTCCTCGAAAGATTTGTAGGGTACTCTATATATGGCTTGGAGTTGGgcagtactccctccataccgcttTACACGGAAATTGCGTATTTTGAGACAAAATTTTGACTactaatttgatcaataaaatataagatatatatcacaaaaaatatactattggaaacttctttcaaatatgaatccaatggtataatttgtttgtcacatatatcttatattttattgattaAATTTGTAGTTAAACTTTTTTCTCGAAAGACGTAAGTGCTCTGTAAATTAgtatggagggagtaatattcatcaccacaatcacCATTGCAGTGAACATTTACGTAGGTAGTAATAACATATAGGTCCTCATGCAGTTTTGAGCTGGTAGGCCGGGCCGCTACCATGCACTGCTTAGTTGATATTTCTCGATTTCACTTGAACAATCTGTTGTACTACCCCCGTCCCAAATTTCTAAGTGTCGCAGCCAGCGGCGGAGCCAGCATCTAGTCAATAGGTGTACATATAGCATCCTGAACATCGTATTATACTTAGATTTTCTCATTGATATTTAGTCTACAATGCTCTAGACACATGTAATCAAAGCCTTTTTCCAAAATTAATGGGTGTACATTTGTACACCCATGTACCCACATAGCTCCGTCCACACAACAGCTTTGTCAAGTACAAATTTAATTAGACATATTTTAATATATACGTACATTTGTATCTAAATAAAGTTAAGAGAAAATACGATTGACGTAGAGTAGACCGCTTTCCTATGATATACACTCAGCAAGCACCATGGATCGACTTAATCTATGGTGGAATGACATCTATGATACCAGGGGAGAAAAAGGAAGTTGTGTCAATGGCAAGGCAGCATGTAGGCACTAGCCAGAGCGGCATGAAAGCTGGAAAAAGGAAGAGCAAGAGCGGCATGCCCACACGCGACGGTCACCCACACACAGTCACACAGATACAAGACagaatttctcaaaaaaaaaaaagatacaagACAGAACCCTCCTGAATTCCACTATAAAACACGCCAACGGAGCGTGTGTCCTCCACACCACTTCTGTCTGAGTGCCACTacacaccaccatctccatcactcAATCGATCTCACTTGAGCAGCCATGGCCGTGAGCGACACCAAGCTGGCCGATGCAGAGAACCCTGCGACCACAAAGTTCAGCAATGACTCCGACGTGGACTTCGCGGGCCGCGCCAACTGGCTGCGGGCGGCGGTGCTGGGGGCCAACGACGGCCTGGTCTCCACGGCGTCGCTCATGCTGGGCGTGAGCGCGGTGAAGCACGATGTGCGGGCGATGGTGGTGTCGGGGTTCGCGGGCCTGCTGGCCGGGGCGTGCAGCATGGCCATCGGGGAGTACGTCTCTGTCTGCTCCCAGCGGGATGTGGAGCTCGCGCAGCTGGACCGCGACGGCAAGCGCGGAGGGGACGAGGAGAGGGCGCTGCCCAGCCCCGTCCAGGCTGCTGTGGCGTCCGCATTCGCGTTCTCGGTCGGCGCCTTGCTGCCGCTGCTGGCGGCCGGGTTCATCGTGGGGTATAGGCAGCGGGTGGccgtggtggtcgccgtggcGACCATGGCGCTGGCGGCGTTTGGGTACGTCGGGGCAGTACTCGGACGGGCGCCGGTAGCCAGGTCGTGCGCGAGGGTTGTGATGGGCGGGCTCGCCGCCATGGGCGTCACTTTCGGCCTCATGAGGCTCTTCCGTGAGCTGGCCGAGTAGCCTTCGCAATGAGAGCCTTGCACGCCGAGACGCAAGCTTGCATGGAAGGGATCTACGCCAGCAACAGCTTCTGCTGGTGGCATACTAGTTGTGGCTGCGACCGGCAGATGGTGCATGCGAAATGGAGCGAAGTTGATATCACAACCGTTGCTATTATTTATGTTTCTCGAGATTCGGTTCAGCATGACCCCACATAAAAAGAGAATCTACAGCTGTCATGTGTGTAAATCAATAGTACTCTTGGCAGTACTGCATGTACCATCTAAATAATTAACAAGGACTTTATAAATCCAGCACGTCATTTCGCAGGACTACATGAACCTGTCATATGGACTACGTGCGTAAATAATAGAGGACTCTATAGATCCAGTTCACGaaatatatttttaaatattAAATATTAGATTCATTTCGAAGTGTTTGTCGTCAGGAAGTCAAATATGCAATTAAAAACGAGTTTGCATTTGTTACGTGAAAGTTGTGCTCGTTTTTCAATTAGTAGTGCATTTAGAGAAGGGAATCTTCTCATATGAGTGGGCACATATGGGAACCCCACTGATGACCATCCATTTGGCATGCAACGGTTGTGATTTCGTTTTGGCCCCATTTCATATGCACAGATGCATTTTCGTTGTGGCTGCTGTTAACTTAGATCTTTTTGATGTTTTGTTGTTTGGAAGATTAAAAGGTTCTCTGTCAATGTGGTTGTTAGGAATAAGATCGCTCATGTAGTAGTTAGAATCACTACTATATATATGGATCACCTTATGACGAGGGGAAACAAGATTTTATTTCGAAGTTCCATGAACTCCTTTTGAGTTGGGATGGCTCAGCCATTATTGGTCGGGATTTCAATTTGGTTAGATCTCGGTCCCACAATAGTAATAGTGTTGTAGATTTGAGGTGGGCTGACAAGTTCAATGCCTGGATTGGGATGAGGACATGGTTTTGCTTAGTTCTCAGTAGTCAAGTCCTACACCATTAAATTTTCATCATGATTTGTGCACTTGAGTTGTAAGTTGGATTCCAACTGAGATTTTTAAGTTACAATTGATATTTCAACTAAAAAGAATATCTACGGACCCTTAGATTGCCTTTGTGATTCGTACTAATGCTAAGTTACAACATAGGTTGGAACTAAGGTTTGATGATGTCATGTGACCGAGAACTAATTTAATTCTCAGTCCACTAAAAATTATTCACACAGTTAATTAAAATTGGCCTCTCTACCAAGACACAAGCTTGCATGGAAGGGATCTACCCCATGCCGGTTTAGAGAGACACAAATATTTAGCTAGAGACCAACTTTCGTGATTAGATATGCTAAGAAGAGCTTTATGGAGTCTTCACGTCCAGACGTCCTTTACTCAAGCTTTGTATTGATCTAAAGAAAATCAAGCTTTTCATTAACAAGTCCAGTTTTCTTTTTGACTCAAGGGGAAGGACATATGCATGAATAAGTTACTATCATAGTGACCTCATTTACTAATTTGTAGAGTAAAACATTCTTTAAAAAATGTGATATTATGGTAAGCATAGCTAGTTATCACAACCATATCTCATGTCATTAAAATGTCTAGTTGTTATTGCACGTAGGTGCAtgttagactagccacaatgggagtatcataggtagcatcatgcatggcatgttggcaaaaatctaatgtcactagtagaaaatagggCTTTCGTCCAAAGCCCCTGTGAGCTTTAGTCCCAGTTtaaaaacgaaccgggactaatggaCCGCATTAGTCCCGATTCGAACGGAGCGGGCAACGCCACCCTCTAGTCCCGGTTCGTTAGGAGCCTTTAGTATCGGttggtaataccaaccgggacGAAAGGTCTTGCGGCAGAGAGCACCAGGGCCCgagcacctttagtcccggttggtattaccaaccaggactaaaggcccatctctATATATATACCCTgctctgcccaagtgtgagccacacttagctttTTCCATTTCttagtgttgactgccaaaacccaccggcgggcagcggccttgtcaacaccgtagagccgggaagagcctagagctgcggctggctgagacccctccgagcgacggcccgcaatgctcttccggtcacacgcggcgatgcgaagtgcaagggcgtgccacccgacctatacctggtcgggaaggtgatgaggatgcctcgcttagtttctccgcagggcatacatataaacgttaaatacgagcctcgatcggctctcgagttatctcgtgaatcggctcaaagagccgatccacccatgattcgtacggggtgcacgaatacttggtggtcctcgcttgatcaagatagagctaatgagatctacgacgatttagggttttcaccgcataatcggatcatcctactccaggttgggcctcgcggccacgcacggtgctcgtaagccgatcctaaacaaggcctaaaaaccaacatgaagttgatcctcggaacatcctgtttaggacttgcgaacaccaccctacgtgccactggatcctccccccctttgtaaggcctaactattgcagatattaaactaatccttgtagaacaaggagcaatcgtaacggatcagatctactaaataatgatcaagcggggtcccgcccccacacctgagataggcgtgagggcggctagatatgcaagggttgcactacgtaagcatgcttaaacgaagaacaatgctaaccctaacacatctaatgataactacgttgctcgccatcaaaagcgcttcaagtacgagcaacgcatgaacaacgtgggcttgtgctgcctagatcgcaagatgcgatctaggcaagcatgtcgcttacccgatagaaaccctcgagacgaaggagttggcgatgcgccgagattggtttgtttggggttgaacgtgagttgttgtttattccataaaccctaggtacatatttatagtccgagcggactttctaacgtgggaatatcccatcgtgcacgatacaaactctaactcttatctaagataataaactactaaataaagatacacgggcaattcagcccaaatccttcgtgccaggccgcttcagaaatcttccacgtgtaattttccaagcccggcccacctttggatttgtccaaaacctcggtgataacacatgcccccctggttttggaaataacgagttccaaaatcattatgctttcccttcgaagggtcatgtcgtggcagagcggagccgttgcaagcatccgtcaTTATTATGCccggtcttctcagcttctccgcACATTCTGATAGCTTTAGCATTGACTCCTTGAAAACTGCAAGGGCATtacaccttcaccagatttctcattatttaaccgtgccgactggttagctctctttatcctctattccatcccagccatcggcaccaaaaaaaaaaaaaaccctctcctcctgtagcaatgtcttcctcttcctcttccttctcaaaactcttcccccaatcttcgccgaagaagaagaacgaagacAGCCTctaccccgcagtgaatcccttctcctccgacaaggaggagaaagaaggagaagcgacgaaggccaaggcctcccctccgccaag from Lolium rigidum isolate FL_2022 chromosome 4, APGP_CSIRO_Lrig_0.1, whole genome shotgun sequence encodes the following:
- the LOC124647552 gene encoding vacuolar iron transporter homolog 5-like, which gives rise to MAVSDTKLADAENPATTKFSNDSDVDFAGRANWLRAAVLGANDGLVSTASLMLGVSAVKHDVRAMVVSGFAGLLAGACSMAIGEYVSVCSQRDVELAQLDRDGKRGGDEERALPSPVQAAVASAFAFSVGALLPLLAAGFIVGYRQRVAVVVAVATMALAAFGYVGAVLGRAPVARSCARVVMGGLAAMGVTFGLMRLFRELAE